GAGGTAACCAGCAGGAAATGTTTGATAAGTTGAACGAAGTGCAAAAAAATGTCACCGAGGTGAACGAACAGTTTACTAACCCCGATTTGACCACTTTTGTGTGTGTATGTATCTCCGAATTCTTGTCGTTGTACGAAACCGAGAGAATGATTCAGGAATTGATGTCATACAACATGGACGTCAACTCTATTGTTGTCAACCAGTTGTTGTTCGCcgacgacgacgaaaaGCCTTGTAAGAGATGTGTCAGTAGATGGAAGATGCAAAAGAAGTATTTGGACCAAATGGCCGAATTGTACGAAGACTACCATTTGGTTAAGATGCCTTTATTAGGTACCGAAATCAGAGGCgtagaaaacttgaagaaattctcTAAGTTCTTGTTAACTCCATATGACCCTAAGGTCAATGGTGACCTTGTCACCAGTTTAGAGGAGAAATAAATAGTAACTCTGAATGTATATAAATATACTTAATAGTCTTTAAACACTTCTATTCGAAGAACATAAATATTGCACGTGACTTTCGTGAATTGAGATCGGACTGGAAAATTATTTACGAACCAAAGCTGTTCCGAGTTATTTATTTCGGATTATCAGTTTACGACAAAGGAGAGTCTCTCTTTGCAACACAGTGCAGGGACTGGTTGACTACGAACTGAGCGATCTGGAAACACAAGTTTAcaaatcttgaatttcaatcATGGCCAGAGGGAATCAGAGAGATTTGGCCAGAGCtaagaatttgaagaagcaacagGATGCTGCCAAGAACGCAAAGAAGAGTGGCGATCCTGCCAAAAGAATGGAGAGTGATGCTGAGAAGAtgagaagaaagcaagCTGAAGGTATGTGGTAATCCTCTATGACAATTTGCTTTGAACATGTTTCTG
This window of the Scheffersomyces stipitis CBS 6054 chromosome 6, complete sequence genome carries:
- a CDS encoding predicted protein: MARGNQRDLARAKNLKKQQDAAKNAKKSGDPAKRMESDAEKMRRKQAEGMW